The segment TGAGTGATTTCATCAGCTAACTGTTCCTGCAACCCCAGCCCAAATAAATGCGGTGCATTGCGCCCATCTGGGCGGGTAACCACGTCCCCGCCAAAACCTGCGCTGCCGCGCGGCTGCCCGTGACAAAGTGCGCAAGAGTCCGCCAAACCGGCCCCAAGAGCCCCGTTATTAGCGATGCTGTTTGGGTCGCCGATGGGTCCACCGATACCATCCGTGACTGTTCTCGGCCCTTGTCCTTGAGCTTTGGTGAACTTTCGTTGGAACAATTGTCTGCCCCTGCGAACGGCCCGGGCCGGATCTCGCTTGATAATATATAAGGATGAATCGGGAGTGGTCAAATCTCCTTGTCCCGCTCCAATTTGCTCTTCAAGGGACAAAGCGATCCCCCGGCCCGCCGCGTTTGGTGTTTGGGTTTGATCGGTGAGTTGCGCCTGGGCATCTCCTGCCCCGACCATTGTGGCGATGGAAAAAAGCGCAACAAATATAGACGTTTGCTTAAAATTCTGAAATTTCATAAAGACCCCTTCTTTAAAAATAGTGTTAGGCCGAAAACTTTTCTAACATACCGCACGCAATTGGAAGCGTGTGTGACAGGAATCACATTTCCTAATAAATTTATGATATTTTTAATTAATAGGTTAGGCTTATACATTGTTTATAAAAAATTCCAATATAAATCCGCTATCTTTATAGTTTTTTGTTTATATTACGTGGTTTTTCAAGAGTTAATTTTTATAGAAAATGCGCGCAATTTTCCTTCATTCATTCCTTAAATCGTTTGGTTGTTCCCTGCTGATTTTTTATTTTGGTTGGGTTTCTCCCTCTCATTCCCAGGTTATCTCTCAGCCAACCATCAGCCAGGGGGTATTGGGCTCCGGCGAATACGGTGTCATCGTGAAGGCAAACGATATTCCCTTGGCCGACTTAATTCAGGAAATCCAAAATCAAAGCGGGATTGAGTTTAAGGTCACGCTTGAAATGAAAAATGAACCGTTCAGCGTAAACCTGGAAGCCAGCAGCTGGACTGAAGCCGTGCTGGAAATTATCGAGGACTTTAATCATTTGCAGGTTTGGGATAAGCACAAAAGACTCACGGAGATCCATTTGCTTTCCCTCACTGACCCGGAGGGTTCTCTGGATTCACTGCAGGGAAAATTTTCCGAGGCACAAAAACAGGGAAACGCAAACCCGGCCCCAGGTGCTGAAGTTGGGGAGATTTTCTTAAACGAAACTCAATTGGCCAGAATCGGAATGAGTCCCTATCGCAGCCCAATTTCCCCTAAACTTTTGGACGACCCGCAAATCCGAATGTTTCTGGAGAAATATGGTATTAAGGCAAGCGAGGACTTAAAAAATAGCAACAAAGCCATGAAGGTCCGAAAAGTAGCCCGGCGGCAATTACAGGAATTGCGTAAAAGAAGAGGTGAAAAAAGAGGACCACGGTGATGCTGCCGCAGTAAGGAGAAAGCAAATTCTTCAACGATACTTCAACTTTCCAGGTTCGGCCTCGAACAACGCATCTGCAGGTTCTCTTTGGCTCATTTAGCAGGCCGTCCGTAAAGCCAAGAGAACAAGAGCGCAGGCGCCCCATTTATATTTTGAATAAAATTTGATGGTTTACCTGCATATGGCCCCTTTCAACAAGCCTTATTTTTTTATCAGAAAAATCAAACATTCCCGCGAGCCGCAAGTTCCCCGCGCCCAAAAATTTTTTAATTTAAAAAAATACGGCGCACTTCATCAGGGGGTTTAATTTTTCAATCATCCCTATTATTCAAATGGTTATAGGTTTTCTTCTTGTAGATTGATCCAGGATTTGGGTGTTGTCCCTAGAACCTAAGCGTTTCCCAGTTTCGGCAAACTTTCGGATTTTCGGGTCCTCAATAAAAGCGGTTGTTTTAAATAGCTCTTGATCTTAAGAGGTTATTTTATATAATTGATTTTATGCGATACACAGCCAGGGCAATTATTTTTGCGCTCCTGAGTTTAATATTTTGGACTTCAGGAGCAAGCGCATCTCCTTTTCATCACCATGAAAAGAAGAGCTCTGTTTTGGAAGATGAAAAGATGCAACACGCCTGCCCGCTAAACCATCACGAAAAGGGACTTCCCTGTCCGCATGCCGCACAGCACAAAAATGCCGGTAAATTCTTTTTGGGTTCTGATTGTGGTGGCGGATCTTCTGCGTCGATTCCTGCATCGCTTAATTTTTCAAAAAACTTTTTTTCTATCACCGATTTTTTGCTGATCGGCTTTAACGAAAACACCGAAGTTTTCGCCCCATCATCCACACACTACAAATTTTTGCTGGCTTTTCAATTAGAACATCCCCCGAAGTTTCTCTAACTTTTCTCGTTTTTAATTTCCCAAAAATTCATTAGGTGGTTTTTCATTCCATCCAAGGTGGTTCGGCTTTCTATTAGAGCGAACCTTAGAGCGAACCTGGAAAGTTTGAGGCGTTGCCCCCTTTCCAAAGGACGGAAGTTGTAATGGTTCTAAATGGAACCTGGCCCGAAATTTTTTGGGAACCCCCCAAGCCTCTGACAAAAAGGGTGAAAGGGTGTCTTAAAAATCAAAATTTATTGTTCCCGCAATAAATAAGAAAGGTTGGCAACCAGCGATGATTTTCCAGGAAAAAGTATCTGTCAGGGCGTTCGTGGTTTACGCGATTTTAAATTTGATTTGTGTCCAGCCGGCACTCGCGGATGAGGGAGATAACGACCGCTTGGTAATGCCAGAAGTTCTCGTTGAGGCTCCGAAGGCAACGTTAAAAGAAACGACCCAGACATCCATTGGAACATTCGAATCCACGGTCGGAACGTTGACCGTTCCAAGCAATCTGGAAGCCGCGAAAATCATCCAGCGCACGCCCGGTGGCGTGGCGGTTGTCGATTCAAAAGCATTCGAAAACGATTTTTCCCTTAATTTTGAAGACACCCTGGCGTTTGTCCCCGGCGTGTTCGCCACAAAACGTTTTGCCGAAGAGGTGCGCATCTCAATCCGGGGTTCCGGCCTCGAACGCAACTTTCATCAGAAGGGGCTGGCGGCTCTTCAGGATGGCGTCCCCTTCAATGCGGCGGATGGCAGCGGCGATTTTCAGGAAATCGATAATCTCACCTTGCAGCGCATTGAAGTCTTTAAAGGGGGCAACTCCATGCAGTTTGGCGGTACGACGCTTGGCGGTTCCATAAATATGATCTCCAAGACGGGCCAGAGTCATCCGGGGCATCAACTGCGTTTGGAAGGGGGGTCGGACGATACCTTTCGCGGGAACTTTCAAACCGGCCAGCTGTTTGGAAATTCCGATTTGTTTCTCAGTTTCACGGGCTCTATGAGTGACGGGTTCCGCCAGCATGCGGACCAGGAAAGTTATAAGTTCAATTCGAATCTCGGGACCAGACTTTCCGAAACCGTTGAAACCCGTTTTTACTTCACCGCGAACTACGTTGAACTGGAATTGCCCGGAACCGTCACTTTATCCAGTGCATTGAATAATCCGCGAGTGGCGAGAGATGCTGTGCTCGCCGCTGATGAACACCGAGACATCAATTCGGTTCGGGCGTCCAACAAGACCACCTTCGATCTTGGCGGCGGCAACTTGTTGGATGTGGGAGCTTTTTTCACTTACAAGGATTTGTTTCACCCCATCACTCCCTTTGTCGGCGTCATCGATCAGGAAAGCCACAACTACGGCGTGTTTGCAAGAGGCACGGGCTCTTATAACGTCGGAGAATTTTTGAACCGCTTCAGTTTGGGAGTCACCACGCATACCGGAAAAACGGATGCAAAAGTGTTTGCCAACGTGGGCGGACAACGCGGTGCCTTAACCAGAGACACCGACCAATTGGCCAACAGCGTCGTGGTGTATGGCGAGAACAGTTTTTATATCACCCGCAATCTGGCTTTGATCACAGGTCTGCAATACGTTTGGGCGAACCGTGATGTGGTGACCGCCAGCGACACCTATGAGTCGGTCAACCCTAAAGTGGGCGTGCTGTACGAGCCTTCAAAAACCATGCAGTTCTTCGCCAATGTCAGCAAAAGCTATGAGCCGCCGGATTTCAGTGATTTGACGCAGGGAGGCACCTCGGCTTTTGTTCCATTGGATGCGCAACGGGCATGGACGGCGGAGGTTGGAACCCGCGGCCAGCGGGGTCCCGTTGCCTGGGATGTCAGTGTGTACCGGGCCTGGATCTTTGACGAATTGCTGAAGTTTACGGTAGGAGGGGGAATTCCCGCTACCACATTCAATGCAGATGAAACCATTCATCAGGGCGTGGAAGCGGGTTTGACCGTTCAACTGGCCGAAAATTTGATTGCCGGTGGAGACCGCCTGGGTTGGCGCAATTCATACACCTACAGTGATTTCCGATTTGATGGCGATGCTTTGTTTGGCAACAACACCATTCCCGGTCAGCCGCCTCACCTTTTTCAGACGGAGTTACGCTATGACCACCGCGAAGGTTGGTACGTGGCTGTGAACGCGGATAAGGCGAGTAAGGCGGAAGTTGATTTCACCAACACCTTCACCGCCCCCGGT is part of the Nitrospinaceae bacterium genome and harbors:
- a CDS encoding TonB-dependent receptor, producing MIFQEKVSVRAFVVYAILNLICVQPALADEGDNDRLVMPEVLVEAPKATLKETTQTSIGTFESTVGTLTVPSNLEAAKIIQRTPGGVAVVDSKAFENDFSLNFEDTLAFVPGVFATKRFAEEVRISIRGSGLERNFHQKGLAALQDGVPFNAADGSGDFQEIDNLTLQRIEVFKGGNSMQFGGTTLGGSINMISKTGQSHPGHQLRLEGGSDDTFRGNFQTGQLFGNSDLFLSFTGSMSDGFRQHADQESYKFNSNLGTRLSETVETRFYFTANYVELELPGTVTLSSALNNPRVARDAVLAADEHRDINSVRASNKTTFDLGGGNLLDVGAFFTYKDLFHPITPFVGVIDQESHNYGVFARGTGSYNVGEFLNRFSLGVTTHTGKTDAKVFANVGGQRGALTRDTDQLANSVVVYGENSFYITRNLALITGLQYVWANRDVVTASDTYESVNPKVGVLYEPSKTMQFFANVSKSYEPPDFSDLTQGGTSAFVPLDAQRAWTAEVGTRGQRGPVAWDVSVYRAWIFDELLKFTVGGGIPATTFNADETIHQGVEAGLTVQLAENLIAGGDRLGWRNSYTYSDFRFDGDALFGNNTIPGQPPHLFQTELRYDHREGWYVAVNADKASKAEVDFTNTFTAPGYTLMGFGAGYEVNKNVSMFVTGRNLFDTNYISNFSTAVTAGTGSALFYPGDGRRFFGGVTLRF